Part of the Halobellus ruber genome is shown below.
TAGGCCGTAAGCTGGCCGCCGTACACGCATCCCGTATCGAGGCCGACAGCGTACTCGCGGTCGACGGGACGCTCGTGGACGGTGTGGCCGAAGAAAACGCGGTACGGTCCGCTGTAATCCTCGTACCAGAACGGGCCGTCGTACCCCGATCCCAGCGGCGAGCGCATCGTCAGGAGCTCCTCGACAGTGTGATCCGACAGCGTACGGGTGGGATCGATCCCGCCGTGAACGACGACGGCGTCGTCGAAGGACACGACCACCGGTAACGACGCGAGATACGCCGTGTCGCCGTCACGGAGCCACCCCGGTTCCTTCTCTCCCCGGAGGATCTTCGCCTCGTTGTTCCCGCGGACGCTCACCAGCCGGTCGTCGTCACGAACCAGATCGATCACGCCAGGGCTGTCGGGGCCCTTACGGACGAGGTCCCCGACGAGGATAACGAGGTCGGCGGCGCCGAGTTCGAGCGTCGAGAGCAGCGACTCCAGGGCGGTCCGGCTCCCGTGTACGTCGCCGACGATGTAGATGTCGTCGTACGCCGTGCTGTCGATCCGGGTATGAGCCTGCTCTACTGCCGCGCTGAATTCGGGTTTCGGAACCATCTTGCGTGTCGTACGGACGCCGCCAGCCGTCCGCGCTCTCATCAGGTCTATGCCTCCTGCCGGATTAATGGCTTGCTAATACCGGACGGTACGGATATATATCCCTCGGGAGACGACCCACGGCCCGAGTGGCGCTGCCTCCGGCGGGGACGGAACGACTGCTGCGGTCCCCACCGATCAACGTCCGGCGGAAACGACCACGGGCCGTCCCACAGGGACAACGGTAAGCGGCGCCCCGAGACGGCACGCCGATGGCTGCACTCCCCGTCGAGATCCTCTACGGGATCTCCCTGGGCGTCCTCACCGGGTTGGTGCCCGCGCTGATCGCGTTCAAATACTTCACCGGGATCTCCATCCCCGGGCGTCGACTCCCGCGACGCCCGTAACCGACAGTATCAACTCCGCCGGTGTGCGACCGTTGAACATGAAGACGGTCACCTGGCGGCTGTTCGCTGATCTCGCCGAGGTCGCGGAGGGACGGGAACACACCGTCTCCGTCGAGGCCGACGGCACCGTCGGCGACGCGATCGACGCGCTGCTCGCGGAATCGACGGGGCTCAGAGGGCGCGTATTCGACGGCGACGCCCTCGCTGACGACGTCAATCTGATGCGGAACGGCTCGCCGACCGCCCCGACGGAGCCGATCGAGGACGGCGACGAACTCGCGATGTTCCCGCCCGTGACCGGCGGCCGATAACGGCCGGCCGTCAGCGGCCGCGGGACGATCCGCCGGCTACGACAGCCACTCGTCGGGCTTCGTGTCGTAGTCCACGTCCGTCGCCTGGATCCGCTCCTCCAAGTCGGAATCGAGGTCGAACTCCGAGAAGGAGTCGCCGTCGTACCGGATCCGGACGCCGCGCTCGGTCGGCTCGGGTTCGCGGTTGCGGCGCCGCGCCACCTCGACGTCGTGGTCGTCGTACTCCTTCCGGATCGTCATCAGGTTCACCGGGCGGCCCCACAGCTCGTGAACCCGCTCTAAGACGTCGCGAGCCTCGTCGATGTCGAGCATCACCCCGTTGTAGCGGTGGCCGAGGAGGAGTTCGCCCCGGTTCTCGAAGTTGCCGTCGAACACCGCGATCGTGGGCTTCCCGAAGTTGGTGAACTGCAACAGCAGCTTCTTTTTCACGTCGTCGGGGTCGACCGACGCCACGCGGAAGTCGCCGGTCGACCGGGTGTACTCGTAGGTGAAGTAGTCGTTGTCCGTCACGAACTCCCGGGAGAGGAACGCGTCGACGAACGTCACGTCGTTGTGACTCTCCCGGACCTCGCGCATCCGATCCCAGCCGGCCGCGCGGTCGACGTCGGCGATCGCGGCCTCGACGTCCGCGTACTTGTCGTCGTCGAACATATACCTGGAGAGCCCTTCGAGTTCCGACCGCTGGATCGCCCGGAGGAACCCACGGTTCTGGGGTTTCACCAGGGAGAAATGCCGCTCGGCCAGCCCCTCGTAGGTCAGCACCTTCCAGGGATAGCGGTCGACGTCGACGGCCGCCGGGTCCGACAGCACCCGGTCGAGCGTCTCCCAGTCGACCCGCGGGTCGCCCTCGGGCAGCGCGGCGAGTTCCTCCAGGGTGTCGCTCCGGACCGTATCGATCTCGGGTGCGGGTTCGAGCAGCGACTGGACCCGCTCGAAGTCGACGGCGTCGTGGAAGTTCCGCCAGGTGATCCCCTCGACGCGGAGGAGCTTGTCCGCCACCTCCCGGCGGTTCTCGGTGTTTTCGACGTACTCCCACAGCTCCTTCCCGAGCTTGTAGGGGTTCATCCCGGGCGACCCGAGCACCCGCGCCTGGTGGTCGGCGTAGGTGAGGAACTCGTCGGTGCCCGCGAAGCGCTCCTCGCCCATCATCAGCGACTCCCAGTAGGCCGCCCACCCCTCGTTCATCGTCTTGGTCATCTTCTGTGGGGCGAAGTAGTACGCCTCCCGTCGGAGCAAGTCGAGGACGTCCTGCTGCCAGGATTCCATCTCGACGGCCTCGCCGGCCTCCTCGTCGTAGACCATCCCGTGCTCCTGGAGGAACCCCAAGACGTCGGTCCGCGGGCGGTCGAGATCGGCTGCGGCCGCCTCCGCCTCCGCGAGTTCGTCGAGCCACTCGTCGTCGAAGACCTCGCTTTGCACGTCCGCCGAGAGGTCCATCCCGTCGAGTCGGTCCCGGAGGTCCTCCGGCTCGGCCCGTTCGGTGTCGGGATCGTCGGAGAGCGGCCGGTGCTGGTCGATCGTGTCCTCCAGACACGTGACGGCGTCGACGAACCGTTCGACGTCCTCGCGGTCGATGTCGGCGTCGTCGATGTACCGCTGGATGGTCTCGGCGTGGCGTTCCAACATCGCGGCGGCGTCCAACTCGCCGTCGCCCGCAAAGCGGCTGAACCACTCGTTGTTCCGGAAGAAGTCGGCGTGGGCCTCGACGTGGGTGATGACCGCCTTCTGGTCGGCCAGCGTGTTCGACTCCTGGAGGAACGCGTGGCTCGGGTCGTCGTTGTTGACGATCTCGAAGGCCTTCCCCATTCCGAACTGGTCTTGCTTCTGCTGGCGGTCGTAGGCCATTCCCCACCGCCAGTGGGGGTAGCGGCGCTGGAACCCGCCGTAGGCGATGAGCTGGTTCATCTCGTCGTGATCGACCACCCAGTAGTTCACCGGGTACGGGTCGAGTCCGAGCTTCCGGGCGAGCGCGGCGGCCTCAGTCACCGGCTCCTCCAGCCGGTCGGCCTCGGTTCGTGCCGCGCGCCTGAAACGTCGTAGTCTGTTGGTCATAGTCTGTGGTATGCGATGGTTAGGATCCTCCCGCGGGCGTCGCCGTCGACCGCGACCGGAGGATCTCGTAGATGGCGTCGGTCACGTCCTCGGGCGCGCCGACCGACGCGACGACGACGTCGTCGGTGTCGTTGAAGGCACGCTCGACCTCCTCGGCGTGCGTGGCGTTGATCGCGGTGCCGCCGGGTTGGGTCTCGACGTAGGCGTGACGGTTGGCGTCGATCCCTCTCATTAGGGGGATCACGTTCTCCGTGGTGTCGTTCGAGGAGTTCTCGGAGTCGCCCGCGGCGAAGACATAGCGGTTCCACTCCGACCAGGGATACGCCTCCTCGAGGATCTCCTGGGCGAGTTCGTAGGCGCTGGAGATCCGGGTGCCGCCGCCCGAGCGGATGCCGAAGAACTCCTCGCGGTCGACCTCCCAGGCGTCGGCGTCGTGGGCGATGTAGACGAACTCCGCGTTGTCGTACTTCCCCTGGAGATACCAATCCAGTGGCGTGAACGTCCGCTCGACGAGTTCGCGTTTCGTCTCCCGCATCGACCCCGACACGTCGCGGATGTTGACCACGACCACGTTCTTCCGCTTTTTCTCCTCGATCTCGGGGTGGCGGTACCGCTCGTCGTCCCGTCGGAACGGGATCTGCTCGATCCCCTCCCGCCTGATCCGCTGGGCCGCGTTGTCGCGGTCGACGCTCTCCTCCATCTCCGCGAACGAGTCCCACCGGCCGCGCTCGTCGTCGGGGATCTCGTCCCACTCGGACTCGATCCACGACAGCGACACGAGGATCCGCTTCTCGCGACACCACCGGTAGACCGACTGCGGTGTCTCGCCGTCGACCCGCATCGCCTCGCGGACGAACCTCTCGTCGAAGTCGGTGGCGAGCTTCCGCTTGAGCCCCTGTTTGAACAGCCGCTCGAAGTCCAACGTGGAGTTGGGCCCGGTGCGGGTGACGTCGGTGAAGTCGCCCTCGATCTCCTCGACGACCTCCTTGCCCTTCGGTTCGAGATCTAACCCCAGCGCCTCGTCGAGTTCCTCGGCGAACTCCTCGGGGTCCATCTCGTAGTGGCCGTGCTCGCCGCCCTCCTCGCCGGGCTCGCCCTCCTCGTCGCCGTCGTCACCGTCGTCGCCGTCGCCGGGTTCGGGCTCGCCGATGGGCTGGCCCACGTCGGGGGTGTCGCCCTGGCCCTGCCCGACCCCGCCGCGGTCGAGGCGGTCGTAGGTGAACTCCGGCAGGTCGACCACCTTGATCGGGATCTCGACCCGATCGGAGTCGGAGCCGCTGAGGTCGCCGTACCGGATGAAGTCCTGGAGGTCCTGGCGGCGCTCCTCGCCGATCTCCCGGAACCGTTCGAGGTCCTCTCTCAGTCCCATCGGTGGCGCACCTCCCGCATCACCGTTCGGCTGGTGAGCTCCGCCGAGGCGGGGGTGTACCCCCGATCGACGAGCTCGTCGATGGTCTGTTCCTTCAGCCGCTCGGTTTCGGTGTTCTCCGGCGGGTCGTCCCACTGTGCGGGGTCGAAGTCCTCGTAGAGCCGCCGGACGTCGTCCCAGTCGTGGGTGTCCAGCACCGACCGGATCACCGGGATCGCCGAGAGGTCGACGTCGTCGACGGTGAACCCCTCGTCGCGGTTGCGCCACGCGTAGCGGTTCAGCGCGGTGATGACCTTCTCCCGCCGGAACGTCTTGACCGCCTCGGTGGGCTGGTTCTCCAGGTAGTCCGTCTCGTCGAACCGCCCGAGCTGTTCGGTCTCGAACAGCTTCATCAACAGCGGATCGGGGTCGACCGGCCCCCGTTCGGTCTCGACCTGCTCGTCGAAGTCCCACGCGTAGACGTGTTCGACGTACTCGGCGACGGTCTCGCGTTCGACCGACCGCTCTGCGAGCAGCGCCGCCAACACGTCGGCCTCCTGTCTGTCGAGGACGTGTTCCTTTGCGAGCGTCACCCGGTCCTCGTACTCCGCCCGTTCCGAGCGGGAGAACACCGGCGCGTCGGTCAGCCCCTCGGCCATCGCGTCGAGCACGTCGCCGGGGAGCACCACGCCGCCGACGTCGAGGTCGGGGTGCCACCGGTCGGTCTCGGCGTGCAACAGGTCCGCGATGATGTCGCGAGTGTACGTCACCGGGATGCCGTGGAGCCCCTCGTCGACGGCGTCGAACCCGACGTCGTCGATGGTGGTCCGGGTGTCGCCCTCCTGGATGTAGCCGTAATCGAACAGAAGCGCCTTGTCGAGGAGGTCGTAGCCGGCGGGCACGTCCTCGCCGTCGAGCCTGGTGAGGACGCTGTACATCGCGGCGGCCTCGACGGTGTGCGGCGCGAGCTCCCGGGTCCGGACCGTCCCGTCGCTGCCGCGGACGTCGACGACGAGCGGGGCGCGGACCCGTTCGCCGAGTTCCTCCTCGCTTTCGACGTCCCAGACCGCGGTCTCGTCGGTGAGCTCCCGGCGGATCAGCTGCGCTTCCAGGGAGACGTTGGTGAGATACCGGAACTCGTGTTTGTCGAGCCGGCGCTTCAGCGCCTTCAGCGGGTCGCGGCCGTTGCGGTCGGCGTACTGATCGAGTTCGGCGTCGAGGTCGGGGTTCGAGATGATGAGCAACTGGGTGTCGACGTCCATCCCGATCCCCTTGTCGAGCTTCACCCGCCCCTCGTCGGGGACGTTCAGCAGCTTCTGGAGCAGGTCGGCGTGCTGGGCGGCGTCCTCGACGATAGTAAGCAGGCCGTTGCCCTGCGAGAGCACGCCGTCGTAGCTGAACGCCTGGGGGTTCTTGCGGCCGCGGGAGTCGAGTTCCCGCAGCATCCCCGGCATCCACGAGCCGACGAGCCGCTCCTTCGGAGTACCGTCGTCCTCGGAGTGGAGGATCCCGATCCCCCGGCCGACGTCGACGACGTAGTTCTTCACTCTGAGGTGGGAGGGATCGGTGACCGCAGAGAACAGGTCGTGGGTGCCGTTCCGGCGGTACAGTTCCTCGAGGTGGTCGTACGCCTCCCGGGAGAAGGGGTCGAGCTCCTCGGTCACAGACACCGGCACGTGGTCGTCGGAGCCGTCGTTGAGCGCGTCGAGCAGGTCCTCGCGCACGTCCGGTGGGAACACCGACAGCGGATGCGACTGGACGGGGCTTTCGTACCAGTCCGACTCGCGGTCGGTCCCGGTGGTCTCCCCGCCGTAGGACAGCCCCCGGGTGTCGTTGGCGGCGGCGACGTTCCACTCGACGGTGTAGCGCCGCCCCGCGTCGGTCTTCGAGTACGCCCGCAGGCCGTTGACGAGACACCGCTTGAGTTCGGACTTGCCGGTGGCCGTGGGGCCGTCGAACCACAGGATCTTCTCGGATTTGCCGCGCTCGGCCGCGATCGTCCGGAGGTCGTCGACGAACCGGTTCAGGACCTCGGTGTTGCCGAGGACGGCGTGTTCCCCGTCGTTCTCGGGGTCGTCGAAGAACCGGTACCGTTCCCTGGTTTCGCCCTCCTCCAGTACCGTTCGGGTCCCTTTCGACTCGATGGCATCGAGGAGGTACTTCGAGGCGTGGGCCGCGATCGACGGCCGCTCGAACGCCGCGTCGACGTACTCCGCGAGGCTCATCGGCTCCTCGTAGGTGCCGCGGAGGTGCTCGTCGGCGGCATCGACGTACTCGCGGGCGGGGTGTGCCGGGGTGGAAGTCATCGGCACATCACCCTTCGAGCTCGCTTTTTGCGACCTCGGCGCCCGCAAACTCGAGCACCTCCCGTGCGCCCTCCGGGGAGTAGCCCTGGTCGACTAAGGCGTCGATCCACGCGCTTCGCTCGTCGTCGTCGAGTTCGTTCGCGCTCACGAGCGCCGAGAAGTTGATGTTGTGCTTTTTGTCCTCCCAGAGCTTCCGTTCGAGCGCCCGCCGCAGCCGGTCGTTGTCCTGCGGGTCGAAGGAGGTGCCGTCGCGGGCGCGCCGGGAGACCCAGTTCGAGACTTCCTGCCGGAAGTCGTCCTTCCGGTCCTCGGGGATCTCCAACTTCTCCTCGACCGACCGGAGGAACGTCTCGTCGGGCTCCTGTTCGCGGCCGGTGAGTTCGTCCTCGACGGTGTCGTCGTCGATGTACGCCATCACGTGGTCCATGTACTTCTCGCCCTGCCGCTGGATCTCCTCTAAGTCGTACGCCAGCGCGTGCCGCACGTCCTCGATGGCGCGCTGCTTGTACTCCTCGCGGACGAGTTCGAGGTAGCGGTAGTACCGGTCGAGGTTGTCCTCGGGGATCGCGCCGTGGTTCTCCAGGTTGGCCTCGAAATGCGAGAACACCGACAGCGGCGAGAGGTACGACCGGTCGCGGTGCGTGGAGTCCATGATCGCCTCGGCGATCTCGTCGCCGATGAACCGCGCGGAGACGCCGTCCATCCCCTCGCCGATGTCGGCGGACTCCTCGCCGTTCTCCCGGAGTTTCCGGGTGTCGATGTCGTCGCTCTCGTCGATTTCCCCGTTATACGCCTTCGCCTTCTGGACCAGCGAGACCGAGCCGTCGGGCTCGGTGATCCGGGTGAGCACGCCGAACAGCCCCGCCATCTCCAAGGCGTGGGGTTCGATGTGCATATCGGGGACGTCGGCGTTCCGCAGCATCTTCCGGTAGATCTCGGCTTCCTCGTCGTACTCTAACACATAGGGGAAGTCGATCCGCTTGGTGCGGTCGTTGAACGCCTCCATCTTCTCGTCGCCCTTCTTCTCCCGGTATTCGGGCATGTTCGTCCGCCCGACGATCACCTGGTCGATGTCGATCCGGGGGTTGTTCTTGGGCTTGATCGTCTGCTCCTGGGAGGCGTGCAGGAAGTCATAGAGGAACTCCCGCTGGAGCTTCAACAGCTCCTCGCCGGAGAACAGCCCGCGGTTGGCGTTGCAGAACGCGCCGGCGTAGTCGAACGCGCGGGGATCGGACTCCCCGTAGATCGCCAGCTTCGAGTAGTTGACGTCGCCGGTGAGTTCGGTCTCGTCTTGGTTCTTCTTGTCCTTCGGCTCGAAGGTCTCGACGCACTGCCGCTTGTTCTCGGAGGCGACGAGCCGTACCACCTCGACGTGGTTCTCCAGGACGGCCTGGAGGTCGTCGTCGTAGTGGGCAAGCAGGGAGTCGAGGTAGAACTCCGAGGCGGGGTCCAGCGTCTGGTCGTTCCGGATGGTGTACGGGGCGTCCAACTGCTCGTTGAGCCGTTCGATGACCCCGTCGCGCTGCTCTTGTGGTAGCAACACCAGCGGATCCTGGTTCATCGGCGAGACCACGACGTCGTCCTCGGGGTCCTGCCCCCGGATGACGTCGCCGAGGCCCGTCCACCGGAAGGTGTACATGCGCCCGGCGTCGGTTGCGGTGTAGTCCTCGAAATACCGGCGCACCATCCAATCGAAGTGGGACTTCCCGGAGCCCACCGGACCCAAGAGGAGTTTGATCCGTTTTTCGGGGCCGAGCCCCCGGGCGCCAGACTTCACCTTGTTCACGAACTCGTGGATCGACTCGTGGACCTCCCGTCCGTAGAAGGTGTTTTCGCCGTCGTGGAGCGGGTCCTCCGACGCCATCCGGTACTCGACCACGCCGGCGTCCTCGTCGTAGTCCGTTCCGTAGTGGTCGAACATGTCCGCGACGCGCTGGTGGGCGTTCCGGGCGATTCTGGGGTCCTCGTGCACCGCGTCCAGATACCACTCGAAGGACTTCGCCTCCCGGAGGTCTTCGGGCACCGACTCCTTGTACTGCCGACTGAGTGATTCGAGGGTTGCTCTGTCACCGTTCATTGTTGTGGGTCTCGGGGAGCGACCCCCCACCGACGGTGGGGTACCCGTCCACCGCAGCGTGACGGACGGGGTGCGGCGCACGGGACGACGGCGACGACACGGCGCGGCCCAACAGAACATCGAAGCCCGGCGAACGATGCGCGCGGACGGTCGCTCGATCCGATTGACCGAGACTGGAAGTGTGTGGGTGATGAGCACACATAAGCCTTCTTGCGGTACCGGGGGAGGCGACCCCACCCGATCGCCGGCGCGTCGGTGTCGGCAACAACCGATTTGTCCTCCCGGGCCGTACGGGGGATGTATGGACTTCACGCTGCCAGCGACCGCCGGCGTCCTGATCGCGTTGGTCGCCGTCGGGACGGCTGCTCTGATCGCATCGAGCGTTATGCCGACGACCGTCGTACTGATGATGGTGACCCCGTCGATGCTCGTGTTCGGGGCGATCTGTGCCGCGATCGGCGTCAAACACGGCGAGTACCGGGCCGGAACGCCGTAGCGGCCTCCCGACCTGCCGGGCTACTGCTTCTGGACCGTGTCCTCCAGGGCCTCGCCGCTCACGCTCGCGGCGACCCTGACGCCGACGAGGCTCACCACGATCCCCGCCACGATGAACGCCGCGAGCCGCTGTTGGGGCGTCACCGCGTAGCTCAGGACCTGCGGGTCGGCGAGCAGCGACTCCCGCTGGAGGAACCACCCGGCGAAGCCGCGGACCACGAGCCCCAGCGCGACCACGCCGAACGGGAGGTTCAGATACGGGGTGCTCACCCCGTCGCTCCCGATGAGCTCGTCGAGCAGCCGGCCGGCGCTCGCTGTCAGGGCGGCCAACGCCAGCCACGGCACCGCGCTGTAGACGAACTGCATCGCGCCGACGACCGCCGACTCCGGGCCCGCCCGCGGGCTGACCGCGAGCGCGCCCAGAAACGCCCCGACCAGCGCCAACCCGAAGCTGACGGCGTAGGTCACAACCGACACGCGGCCGGAGTACAGCGCCGACCGGACGCGTTCGGGGACCTCCGAGAGGAACTCGTCGACCGCCAGCCCCTTGTACAGCAGGGCGGCGCCGAGAAGTCCGGCCAGCCCCGCCAGCGCGACCGCGGTCGAAAACTGGGTCAGGAGGATCGGCAACAGGAGCAGCGTCGCGCCGAGCGGGACGAGTACCGTACTCCTGAGTTCCTCGTCGGCCAGGAACTGCTTCAGGAGGTAGTAGGTCGACTCGATGTCGTGTGCCTGGCGGACGACCACACGGTCGACGGAGTCGACCCGGACCCGGCTCTCGATCACCGGGACCACCCGTTCGTCGTCCGCGGAGTCGATGACGACGACCGCGGAATCCGGGTCGTACTCCGCGATGAGGTCGTCGACCTGCGCCGACAGCGCCCGGTCTGCACCCACCAGGGAGCCGCTTCCGCCGGAAACCACAGCCACCACCGAGTCCTCGCGGTCGTCGTGGAGATCCCGGGCTACCCGGAGCGCCTCCAGCAAACAGTTGACCTGCGAGTCCTCGGGATCGTCGAGGCCGACGTCGGTGACCAGCGACTGGACGGCCTCCCACCCCACGATCGGGCTCTCGAGCCCCGCGGTTCGACCGATGTCGTCGGATCGGTCGACACAGAGGACCAGGGTCGTCACGGGTGATGTCACGGGGCACGTCGATAAAGAACCCTCGGTGGACGGACGTCAACCTGTGCCGCCGCCGGCGGCAGCGAGCGACGCGTCGACGAAACCCCCGTCTCCCGGCTACGATACTCCGGCGACTACAGCAGCCCCGTCTTCTGGAGCTTCATTAGGTCCTCGGTGTCGAGGGTCTC
Proteins encoded:
- a CDS encoding metallophosphoesterase, with the protein product MVPKPEFSAAVEQAHTRIDSTAYDDIYIVGDVHGSRTALESLLSTLELGAADLVILVGDLVRKGPDSPGVIDLVRDDDRLVSVRGNNEAKILRGEKEPGWLRDGDTAYLASLPVVVSFDDAVVVHGGIDPTRTLSDHTVEELLTMRSPLGSGYDGPFWYEDYSGPYRVFFGHTVHERPVDREYAVGLDTGCVYGGQLTAYDYRRGRFVTTDPTATHQDRSDDKIAAVQ
- a CDS encoding ubiquitin-like small modifier protein 1 — protein: MKTVTWRLFADLAEVAEGREHTVSVEADGTVGDAIDALLAESTGLRGRVFDGDALADDVNLMRNGSPTAPTEPIEDGDELAMFPPVTGGR
- a CDS encoding SpoVR family protein, with protein sequence MTNRLRRFRRAARTEADRLEEPVTEAAALARKLGLDPYPVNYWVVDHDEMNQLIAYGGFQRRYPHWRWGMAYDRQQKQDQFGMGKAFEIVNNDDPSHAFLQESNTLADQKAVITHVEAHADFFRNNEWFSRFAGDGELDAAAMLERHAETIQRYIDDADIDREDVERFVDAVTCLEDTIDQHRPLSDDPDTERAEPEDLRDRLDGMDLSADVQSEVFDDEWLDELAEAEAAAADLDRPRTDVLGFLQEHGMVYDEEAGEAVEMESWQQDVLDLLRREAYYFAPQKMTKTMNEGWAAYWESLMMGEERFAGTDEFLTYADHQARVLGSPGMNPYKLGKELWEYVENTENRREVADKLLRVEGITWRNFHDAVDFERVQSLLEPAPEIDTVRSDTLEELAALPEGDPRVDWETLDRVLSDPAAVDVDRYPWKVLTYEGLAERHFSLVKPQNRGFLRAIQRSELEGLSRYMFDDDKYADVEAAIADVDRAAGWDRMREVRESHNDVTFVDAFLSREFVTDNDYFTYEYTRSTGDFRVASVDPDDVKKKLLLQFTNFGKPTIAVFDGNFENRGELLLGHRYNGVMLDIDEARDVLERVHELWGRPVNLMTIRKEYDDHDVEVARRRNREPEPTERGVRIRYDGDSFSEFDLDSDLEERIQATDVDYDTKPDEWLS
- a CDS encoding YeaH/YhbH family protein, with the protein product MGLREDLERFREIGEERRQDLQDFIRYGDLSGSDSDRVEIPIKVVDLPEFTYDRLDRGGVGQGQGDTPDVGQPIGEPEPGDGDDGDDGDEEGEPGEEGGEHGHYEMDPEEFAEELDEALGLDLEPKGKEVVEEIEGDFTDVTRTGPNSTLDFERLFKQGLKRKLATDFDERFVREAMRVDGETPQSVYRWCREKRILVSLSWIESEWDEIPDDERGRWDSFAEMEESVDRDNAAQRIRREGIEQIPFRRDDERYRHPEIEEKKRKNVVVVNIRDVSGSMRETKRELVERTFTPLDWYLQGKYDNAEFVYIAHDADAWEVDREEFFGIRSGGGTRISSAYELAQEILEEAYPWSEWNRYVFAAGDSENSSNDTTENVIPLMRGIDANRHAYVETQPGGTAINATHAEEVERAFNDTDDVVVASVGAPEDVTDAIYEILRSRSTATPAGGS
- a CDS encoding PrkA family serine protein kinase produces the protein MTSTPAHPAREYVDAADEHLRGTYEEPMSLAEYVDAAFERPSIAAHASKYLLDAIESKGTRTVLEEGETRERYRFFDDPENDGEHAVLGNTEVLNRFVDDLRTIAAERGKSEKILWFDGPTATGKSELKRCLVNGLRAYSKTDAGRRYTVEWNVAAANDTRGLSYGGETTGTDRESDWYESPVQSHPLSVFPPDVREDLLDALNDGSDDHVPVSVTEELDPFSREAYDHLEELYRRNGTHDLFSAVTDPSHLRVKNYVVDVGRGIGILHSEDDGTPKERLVGSWMPGMLRELDSRGRKNPQAFSYDGVLSQGNGLLTIVEDAAQHADLLQKLLNVPDEGRVKLDKGIGMDVDTQLLIISNPDLDAELDQYADRNGRDPLKALKRRLDKHEFRYLTNVSLEAQLIRRELTDETAVWDVESEEELGERVRAPLVVDVRGSDGTVRTRELAPHTVEAAAMYSVLTRLDGEDVPAGYDLLDKALLFDYGYIQEGDTRTTIDDVGFDAVDEGLHGIPVTYTRDIIADLLHAETDRWHPDLDVGGVVLPGDVLDAMAEGLTDAPVFSRSERAEYEDRVTLAKEHVLDRQEADVLAALLAERSVERETVAEYVEHVYAWDFDEQVETERGPVDPDPLLMKLFETEQLGRFDETDYLENQPTEAVKTFRREKVITALNRYAWRNRDEGFTVDDVDLSAIPVIRSVLDTHDWDDVRRLYEDFDPAQWDDPPENTETERLKEQTIDELVDRGYTPASAELTSRTVMREVRHRWD
- a CDS encoding PrkA family serine protein kinase codes for the protein MNGDRATLESLSRQYKESVPEDLREAKSFEWYLDAVHEDPRIARNAHQRVADMFDHYGTDYDEDAGVVEYRMASEDPLHDGENTFYGREVHESIHEFVNKVKSGARGLGPEKRIKLLLGPVGSGKSHFDWMVRRYFEDYTATDAGRMYTFRWTGLGDVIRGQDPEDDVVVSPMNQDPLVLLPQEQRDGVIERLNEQLDAPYTIRNDQTLDPASEFYLDSLLAHYDDDLQAVLENHVEVVRLVASENKRQCVETFEPKDKKNQDETELTGDVNYSKLAIYGESDPRAFDYAGAFCNANRGLFSGEELLKLQREFLYDFLHASQEQTIKPKNNPRIDIDQVIVGRTNMPEYREKKGDEKMEAFNDRTKRIDFPYVLEYDEEAEIYRKMLRNADVPDMHIEPHALEMAGLFGVLTRITEPDGSVSLVQKAKAYNGEIDESDDIDTRKLRENGEESADIGEGMDGVSARFIGDEIAEAIMDSTHRDRSYLSPLSVFSHFEANLENHGAIPEDNLDRYYRYLELVREEYKQRAIEDVRHALAYDLEEIQRQGEKYMDHVMAYIDDDTVEDELTGREQEPDETFLRSVEEKLEIPEDRKDDFRQEVSNWVSRRARDGTSFDPQDNDRLRRALERKLWEDKKHNINFSALVSANELDDDERSAWIDALVDQGYSPEGAREVLEFAGAEVAKSELEG
- a CDS encoding DUF7333 family protein, which codes for MDFTLPATAGVLIALVAVGTAALIASSVMPTTVVLMMVTPSMLVFGAICAAIGVKHGEYRAGTP
- a CDS encoding DUF373 family protein — translated: MTTLVLCVDRSDDIGRTAGLESPIVGWEAVQSLVTDVGLDDPEDSQVNCLLEALRVARDLHDDREDSVVAVVSGGSGSLVGADRALSAQVDDLIAEYDPDSAVVVIDSADDERVVPVIESRVRVDSVDRVVVRQAHDIESTYYLLKQFLADEELRSTVLVPLGATLLLLPILLTQFSTAVALAGLAGLLGAALLYKGLAVDEFLSEVPERVRSALYSGRVSVVTYAVSFGLALVGAFLGALAVSPRAGPESAVVGAMQFVYSAVPWLALAALTASAGRLLDELIGSDGVSTPYLNLPFGVVALGLVVRGFAGWFLQRESLLADPQVLSYAVTPQQRLAAFIVAGIVVSLVGVRVAASVSGEALEDTVQKQ